In Dyadobacter sp. CECT 9275, the following proteins share a genomic window:
- a CDS encoding acyl-CoA thioesterase, producing MLKPKKPIQSEVTMTEMVLPNDTNTLNNLMGGRLLHWMDICAAIAAQKHSNRIVVTASVDNVSFAEPIRLGNIVTMHAKVTRAFNSSMEVHLKVWAEDIPAGQRVSTNSAFYTFVAVDQNGRPIEVPVLEPETEEEHELFESAMRRRQLRLVLAGRMKPSEAVELKALFQA from the coding sequence ATGCTAAAGCCGAAAAAACCCATTCAGTCGGAAGTGACGATGACTGAAATGGTATTACCGAACGATACCAATACGCTTAACAATCTGATGGGCGGGCGCTTGCTTCACTGGATGGATATTTGTGCCGCCATTGCTGCCCAGAAACATTCCAACCGGATTGTAGTGACAGCCTCGGTTGACAACGTGTCGTTTGCGGAGCCCATCAGGCTCGGGAATATCGTAACCATGCATGCCAAGGTTACCCGCGCATTTAACTCTTCCATGGAGGTGCATCTTAAGGTTTGGGCAGAGGATATTCCCGCCGGGCAGCGGGTGAGTACTAACAGTGCTTTTTACACCTTTGTTGCCGTAGATCAGAACGGAAGGCCGATAGAAGTACCGGTACTGGAGCCTGAAACAGAGGAAGAACATGAACTTTTTGAAAGTGCCATGCGGCGCAGGCAGCTCAGGCTGGTACTTGCCGGGCGAATGAAACCTTCCGAGGCCGTTGAATTGAAAGCCCTGTTTCAGGCATAA
- a CDS encoding DUF3858 domain-containing protein, which produces MKHSRNLPSARGLLLFACLMFSFQAFSQNDYKPKLGQIDRQSLEMTAYEKDSTADAVVLYDYGEVRFIYDSNLGIVLEMECWARIKILKESALDRASVSLPFRDGGEFKLDERIDGLVAYTHNLENGQIVTTKMDRKSVKTEKLSDKYKAYKFNLPNVKKGSVIEYSYTRSTPFNLRDKPDGWSFQGSVPFKWSEYRIKIPYFLDYKMAMKGYLSLDVNERQQENLTLGHSTYNGVGTSYRFVVKDAPAFRNEPLITTPSDYISHIDFELSGISVKGEIEKKYSQTWENVDETLNSVPWFGGELRKSGYLKDVRDNIKTTATDPEKRMLLAYDFVKDYMKWNGDYALGSSGGVKKSFDAKKGTAGEVNIMLTTLLRELGLDANPVVLSTRSNGRISTEFALMDRFNYVICHVKMGEKEYLLDATNPYAKPGMLPEHALNEIGRLVPSKGTGRFLEIVPKDSRSRLDMIEAVVDPAEGTLKGTYNISMSGYEALSWRGKYAGETDDVYKKELRKSLSDWKIDTITIANKSEDLLGTVKIKCGFTIEPENASEDVIYLNPIMVNKWTENPLKSPERIYPLNMASGISQTVIANIKIPAGYKLEEIPKSEIISLPEKAGKFTYQVRQADNMIQVSSVIVVNKLQFAAEEYGDLKELFERVVQKHAQTLVIKKVN; this is translated from the coding sequence GTGAAACATTCCAGAAATTTACCTTCCGCAAGAGGACTGCTGCTCTTTGCATGCCTGATGTTTTCTTTCCAGGCTTTTTCACAAAATGATTACAAACCAAAGTTAGGCCAGATAGACCGGCAGTCTCTGGAAATGACGGCCTATGAAAAGGACAGCACGGCTGATGCGGTAGTCCTCTACGACTATGGTGAGGTCCGGTTTATTTACGACTCCAACCTAGGCATTGTGCTGGAGATGGAATGTTGGGCACGGATCAAAATCCTGAAAGAATCGGCACTGGACAGAGCTTCTGTTTCGCTGCCCTTCCGGGATGGCGGGGAGTTTAAGCTTGATGAGCGGATAGACGGCCTAGTAGCGTATACCCACAATCTTGAGAACGGGCAGATCGTCACCACTAAAATGGATCGGAAATCTGTAAAGACCGAAAAGCTGTCCGATAAATATAAGGCTTATAAATTCAATCTCCCGAATGTTAAAAAGGGTTCGGTTATTGAATATTCCTATACCAGAAGTACTCCGTTTAATCTGCGTGACAAGCCGGACGGCTGGTCTTTCCAGGGCTCTGTGCCTTTCAAATGGAGTGAATACAGAATTAAAATCCCTTATTTCCTTGACTACAAAATGGCAATGAAGGGGTATCTTTCTCTGGATGTGAACGAGCGCCAGCAGGAGAATCTGACGCTCGGGCACAGCACGTATAACGGTGTAGGAACTTCCTACAGGTTCGTAGTGAAGGATGCGCCCGCGTTCAGGAATGAGCCGTTGATTACCACTCCGTCGGATTATATATCCCATATCGATTTTGAACTTTCAGGCATATCTGTTAAAGGTGAAATAGAGAAAAAGTATTCACAAACCTGGGAAAATGTGGATGAGACACTCAACAGTGTGCCCTGGTTTGGAGGCGAACTGAGAAAGAGCGGGTACCTGAAAGATGTGCGGGACAATATAAAAACCACAGCCACTGACCCCGAAAAGCGTATGCTGCTGGCGTATGATTTTGTGAAGGACTATATGAAATGGAATGGAGATTATGCACTGGGGTCCAGCGGGGGTGTGAAAAAATCGTTTGATGCAAAGAAGGGAACTGCCGGGGAAGTGAACATCATGCTCACCACCTTGCTGCGTGAACTGGGGCTGGACGCCAACCCGGTTGTATTAAGTACCAGGAGCAACGGGCGGATATCAACCGAATTCGCTCTCATGGATCGGTTTAACTATGTGATCTGCCATGTTAAAATGGGTGAAAAGGAATATCTGCTGGATGCAACCAATCCCTACGCCAAGCCCGGAATGCTGCCGGAGCATGCCCTGAATGAAATCGGAAGGCTGGTTCCGTCCAAAGGAACGGGGCGGTTTCTGGAGATAGTACCCAAGGACAGCAGAAGCAGGCTTGATATGATTGAGGCCGTCGTTGACCCGGCAGAAGGCACCCTCAAAGGAACCTATAATATATCCATGTCGGGTTACGAGGCTTTGAGCTGGCGGGGAAAATACGCAGGGGAGACCGATGACGTATACAAAAAGGAGCTCAGGAAAAGCTTATCGGACTGGAAAATTGATACCATTACGATCGCCAATAAATCAGAGGACCTGCTGGGCACTGTCAAAATAAAATGTGGTTTTACGATTGAACCGGAGAATGCCTCCGAAGATGTGATTTACCTGAACCCGATTATGGTGAACAAATGGACCGAAAACCCGTTGAAGAGCCCCGAGCGTATTTATCCGCTCAATATGGCAAGCGGGATTTCGCAGACAGTCATCGCCAACATTAAAATACCGGCAGGATATAAACTGGAAGAGATACCCAAGAGTGAGATCATTTCATTACCAGAGAAAGCCGGAAAGTTCACTTACCAGGTAAGGCAGGCCGACAATATGATACAGGTGAGTAGTGTGATTGTAGTGAACAAGCTGCAGTTTGCGGCAGAAGAATATGGAGACCTGAAAGAGCTTTTTGAACGTGTTGTACAAAAACATGCGCAGACACTCGTAATCAAGAAAGTAAACTGA
- a CDS encoding IS110 family RNA-guided transposase, whose product MAVVEFPQLIARGCGLDVHKDTVVASIKGTGIKEETRTFATFTKDLEELLQWLEDHQITHIAMESTGVYWRPVYYVLEGSFEIILVNARHIKNVPGHKTDKKDSEWIAKLLLSGLLRHSFVPESWVRELRTLLRHRKKLVNERSREKNRLQNILEDANIKLGSVVSDVFSKTGQGIIDLLLAGVTDPVVLSNQAKGSLVNKKQALQQALYGRFCERHRFMLSLIIQTMHALDELISQLDQQIELCLADKQAELALLQTIPGVSRQSAIGIVSEIGLDMSQFLSDKHLASWAGVCPRNNESAGKVRSARITHGNTYLKTTLIEASWAASHTLNTFLSFKYHKLAQRRGKKKAAMAIAHQILTAAYHILRDKLPYKEPTLKAEILIERRKAEIQRLENRVRKLKILASQ is encoded by the coding sequence ATGGCAGTAGTAGAATTCCCCCAGCTCATAGCCCGAGGTTGTGGCCTGGACGTACACAAAGATACAGTAGTTGCTTCGATCAAAGGAACTGGAATCAAGGAAGAAACCCGGACCTTCGCCACGTTCACCAAAGATCTGGAAGAGTTGTTGCAATGGCTTGAGGACCACCAGATTACCCATATTGCTATGGAGAGTACCGGCGTTTACTGGCGGCCTGTATATTATGTTTTGGAAGGCAGCTTTGAGATTATTTTGGTTAATGCCCGTCATATCAAGAATGTTCCCGGCCATAAAACCGATAAAAAGGATTCTGAATGGATCGCTAAACTACTTTTGAGTGGTCTTCTCCGGCATAGTTTTGTCCCCGAAAGCTGGGTGCGAGAGCTAAGAACATTGCTGCGACACCGTAAAAAGCTGGTCAATGAGCGCAGCAGGGAAAAGAATCGCTTACAAAATATCTTAGAGGATGCCAACATTAAGCTCGGCAGCGTGGTCAGCGATGTGTTTTCCAAAACCGGGCAGGGGATTATAGATTTGTTATTGGCCGGTGTTACCGATCCTGTTGTGTTATCAAACCAGGCCAAAGGTTCGCTGGTGAACAAAAAGCAAGCTTTGCAGCAAGCACTTTACGGCCGCTTCTGTGAACGCCACCGTTTTATGTTGAGCTTGATTATCCAGACGATGCATGCCTTAGACGAGCTCATCAGCCAGCTTGACCAGCAGATAGAACTTTGCCTGGCCGATAAGCAGGCCGAGCTCGCATTGCTACAAACCATCCCGGGTGTGTCAAGGCAATCAGCTATTGGTATCGTATCAGAAATCGGTCTGGATATGTCCCAGTTTCTCTCTGACAAACACCTGGCTTCCTGGGCCGGGGTCTGCCCGAGAAATAACGAGAGTGCGGGTAAAGTAAGGTCAGCAAGGATAACCCACGGAAATACCTATTTGAAAACCACATTGATCGAAGCTTCCTGGGCTGCCAGCCATACCCTGAACACTTTCTTGTCATTCAAGTACCACAAACTGGCGCAGAGGCGAGGAAAGAAAAAGGCGGCAATGGCTATCGCCCATCAGATACTAACAGCTGCATACCATATCCTTCGGGATAAACTACCTTACAAGGAACCAACCCTGAAAGCTGAAATCCTGATCGAAAGAAGGAAAGCTGAAATCCAACGGTTGGAAAACCGGGTGAGAAAGTTGAAAATATTAGCGTCCCAATAG
- a CDS encoding porin family protein: MKNRLFILILLLIFVRQITLAQGRNKFGNRYVPPFGVLSLTGGIGVAYYMGDLRDDIDMAHLGLGPSISLGALYRLTENVSARGELRFYQVSANQKYSRNAQNNLSFRTRNPDLTLGLQADLFSFNRKAPVNPYLFAGVGVTYLNPKAKLDGEWYSLAPLTTEAVKYSRLPLVFTGGLGVSIQAAERLSVGLELCNNFLRSDYLDDVSTFYPNPDQLPSDLSRRLSDRSPELGLPARQVGGQRGGPEVKDSYLFFQLRANYLIGNRMQAIARKKVRCPKF; the protein is encoded by the coding sequence ATGAAGAACCGTTTATTCATACTGATACTTCTGCTGATTTTTGTCAGGCAGATAACATTGGCCCAGGGGCGTAACAAATTCGGAAACAGATATGTACCCCCTTTTGGGGTACTCAGTCTGACGGGCGGCATTGGGGTTGCCTATTATATGGGTGACCTGCGCGATGATATCGACATGGCGCACCTGGGGCTGGGGCCTTCCATTTCTTTGGGGGCACTTTACCGGCTGACCGAGAATGTGAGCGCACGTGGAGAACTCCGTTTTTATCAGGTTTCTGCCAATCAGAAATATTCCCGTAATGCGCAAAATAACCTGTCATTTCGTACCCGCAATCCGGACCTGACCCTAGGTTTACAGGCAGACCTTTTTTCATTTAACCGTAAAGCTCCGGTCAATCCTTACCTTTTTGCAGGAGTGGGGGTTACTTATTTGAACCCTAAAGCAAAGCTCGACGGAGAATGGTACAGTCTGGCGCCTTTGACGACCGAAGCGGTTAAGTACAGCCGGTTACCCTTGGTTTTTACGGGAGGTCTGGGGGTTTCCATACAGGCTGCGGAACGGCTTAGTGTGGGCCTGGAATTGTGTAATAATTTTCTAAGGTCCGATTACCTGGACGATGTAAGTACCTTTTATCCCAATCCTGACCAACTGCCGAGTGATCTTTCACGCCGTCTCTCGGACCGCTCGCCCGAGCTGGGATTACCCGCCAGGCAGGTAGGTGGGCAGCGTGGAGGTCCCGAAGTAAAGGATAGTTATCTGTTTTTCCAGCTTAGGGCCAATTATCTTATAGGTAACAGAATGCAGGCCATTGCCCGGAAAAAGGTACGCTGCCCGAAATTTTAA
- a CDS encoding Rid family detoxifying hydrolase codes for MAKEIIFSDKAPAPIGPYSQAVKIKGTLYVSGQIAAEIAKSGDIKTEAGVVMQNIGHILGAAGLSFSHVVKSSIFLKNIEDFAAVNEIYGSYFKNEPPARETVQVARLPKDVNVEISVIAVE; via the coding sequence ATGGCAAAAGAAATTATTTTTTCAGATAAAGCGCCTGCGCCTATCGGTCCGTATAGCCAGGCGGTTAAAATCAAAGGCACACTTTATGTGTCAGGTCAGATAGCTGCCGAAATCGCCAAGTCTGGTGATATCAAAACCGAAGCCGGTGTTGTGATGCAGAATATCGGGCACATCCTCGGCGCAGCAGGCCTATCCTTTTCTCATGTGGTGAAATCTTCCATCTTTCTTAAAAATATAGAGGACTTTGCAGCTGTAAACGAGATTTATGGAAGTTACTTCAAGAATGAACCGCCTGCCCGGGAAACGGTTCAGGTGGCGCGCCTTCCCAAGGATGTCAATGTAGAGATATCCGTCATTGCAGTAGAATAA
- a CDS encoding T9SS type A sorting domain-containing protein encodes MLSSQLQFVQFFSRTFLNTSGRITLLFCLITGCCSAQLLITNPVNNQVMQRDLQDSASIAVTGYCFYPYSTLTATITPETGGTDIHYAIPAAHITQGFFSFTTRLKAGSYRLEVTGTRLNHETDIALVPRFGVGEVFLVAGNSNAMGMQNLGARDASDRVVSLNDTNKYLNNENITVAQDLPMRSMEFEPIKAKSLLYPTGETSWYWGELGDMLADRFRVPVLFMNAAWAAANAANYKDAASGKDGFNIYVGKTWPNRQPYSNIKNTLRYFHATLGIRAVLWSHGENDAQLEVKEEDYFSSIKYLIDKSRTDFGVKIPWIIAENSAGLSIPRPVPAIVNAQRRLASLKDFNTFQGPNLDTVQIPRTINAHFENVSGGVQGLTLAARSWNRNLSDSLFKTVKPYLPSVFIHTGVLPSRTFPGASFTLPYRTEPIPNILAVHAELLDARGKFIDTVGTGKNGLANITLPANLPNGEYKIRITGSHPILPGSVTDIFRIDHTLKQTNFIHSLRTDMEDSEVRISWLMAVNNDIADMVVQRSTDRQVFSDLPGGRFVKTVNQSNLYTITDPIRGDKGIYYRIEYRSPDGLKSYSPVIAMFLNGEPQPLRAFPNPVSGQHFYVRSDIEGDMHFSLYDNLGHQYPIRTSKDDVIGLTSIRPVNALSAGTYILKIISEQGSYTQLIVIR; translated from the coding sequence ATGCTATCATCACAACTTCAGTTTGTCCAGTTTTTCTCACGCACTTTTCTTAACACTTCCGGCAGGATTACACTACTTTTCTGTCTGATCACCGGCTGCTGTTCGGCACAGTTACTGATTACCAACCCCGTTAACAATCAAGTCATGCAGCGGGATCTTCAAGACTCGGCCAGTATTGCCGTTACCGGATATTGCTTTTATCCCTACAGTACTCTGACCGCTACCATTACTCCGGAAACCGGCGGTACGGATATACATTACGCCATACCGGCGGCTCACATTACCCAAGGCTTTTTCTCATTCACCACCCGATTAAAGGCAGGAAGCTACCGGCTGGAAGTAACAGGTACGAGGTTAAATCACGAGACGGATATAGCGCTTGTTCCAAGGTTCGGAGTGGGCGAGGTCTTTCTTGTAGCTGGCAATTCCAATGCAATGGGCATGCAGAATCTGGGAGCCAGGGACGCGTCGGACAGGGTGGTTTCTCTCAACGATACCAACAAATACCTCAACAACGAAAACATAACCGTAGCACAGGACCTCCCGATGCGCTCCATGGAATTTGAACCCATCAAAGCCAAAAGCCTGCTGTATCCTACCGGCGAAACCTCCTGGTACTGGGGAGAACTTGGCGACATGCTTGCTGACAGGTTTCGGGTACCGGTTCTTTTTATGAATGCTGCCTGGGCAGCTGCAAATGCCGCCAACTATAAGGACGCAGCTTCCGGAAAAGATGGTTTTAATATCTATGTAGGTAAAACCTGGCCAAACCGCCAGCCTTACAGCAATATCAAAAATACATTAAGATACTTCCATGCTACGCTGGGAATCAGGGCAGTATTGTGGTCACATGGAGAAAATGACGCGCAGCTTGAAGTGAAGGAAGAGGATTACTTTTCAAGTATTAAATATCTGATTGATAAAAGCCGGACAGATTTCGGGGTAAAAATCCCCTGGATCATCGCCGAAAACTCAGCCGGCTTGTCCATTCCGAGGCCTGTACCGGCCATTGTAAATGCGCAGCGCAGGCTTGCTTCTCTCAAAGATTTCAATACCTTCCAAGGCCCCAACCTGGATACTGTGCAAATACCCAGGACGATCAACGCACATTTTGAGAACGTGTCTGGCGGGGTGCAGGGCCTGACCCTGGCCGCCCGTTCCTGGAACAGGAATCTGTCCGACTCTTTGTTCAAAACAGTGAAGCCCTATCTTCCATCGGTTTTTATCCATACCGGCGTGTTACCCTCCAGGACATTCCCGGGTGCGTCTTTTACCCTGCCCTACAGGACGGAACCCATTCCGAATATCCTGGCCGTGCATGCCGAATTACTGGATGCGCGCGGAAAGTTTATTGACACAGTCGGCACAGGGAAAAATGGGCTTGCCAATATCACCCTCCCCGCCAACCTGCCCAACGGTGAATATAAAATAAGGATTACAGGAAGCCACCCCATTCTTCCGGGCAGCGTAACCGATATTTTCCGGATTGATCATACCTTAAAACAAACCAACTTCATCCATTCCCTGCGGACCGACATGGAGGATTCAGAGGTGAGGATTTCCTGGCTTATGGCAGTTAACAATGATATTGCCGACATGGTGGTTCAAAGAAGTACCGACCGGCAGGTTTTCTCGGATTTGCCCGGGGGGCGTTTTGTAAAAACGGTAAACCAGTCTAACCTATATACCATCACAGATCCCATCAGGGGCGACAAAGGCATATACTATCGTATTGAGTATCGTAGTCCCGATGGACTGAAAAGCTATTCGCCGGTAATTGCCATGTTTCTGAACGGTGAACCTCAGCCTCTCAGGGCATTCCCGAACCCTGTAAGCGGGCAACACTTTTATGTCAGATCAGATATTGAAGGCGACATGCATTTTTCCCTCTATGATAACCTTGGACATCAGTATCCTATCCGGACTTCCAAAGATGATGTGATCGGGCTTACCTCCATCCGCCCGGTTAATGCCTTATCTGCGGGCACCTATATTTTAAAAATAATTTCGGAACAGGGATCTTATACACAGCTGATAGTGATCAGGTGA
- a CDS encoding Gfo/Idh/MocA family protein, giving the protein MSSLKNGNPLRVLVVGCGNMGASHAFAYQLLDGFEICGIVSTGKSKEILNENLGGGYDLYSDYEEALKVTRPDAVCISTYPDTHETFAIQALESGAHVFIEKPLAATVEGAKNVVAAAKKAGKQVVVGYILRHHPSWERFVAEAQNLGKPLVMRMNLNQQSHGYMWGVHRNLMKSLSPIVDCGVHYIDVMCQMTRSKPLRVNAIGARLTEDIPAGNYNYGQLQIWFEDGSVGWYEAGWGPMISETAFFVKDVIGPKGSVSIVAKDAGGAGKSSSVEAHTKTESIRVHHADLNDQDEFVQEDTWINLEDEPDHQELCNREQRFFLKAILENTDLTDHLQDAVTSLQIAFACDESVRTGRTVDLV; this is encoded by the coding sequence ATGTCTTCTTTAAAAAATGGAAATCCACTAAGAGTTCTGGTGGTAGGCTGTGGTAATATGGGTGCATCGCACGCCTTTGCATACCAGTTACTGGACGGTTTCGAGATTTGCGGAATTGTATCAACCGGAAAAAGCAAAGAAATCCTGAATGAAAACCTGGGAGGCGGGTACGACCTTTACAGTGATTACGAAGAAGCCCTGAAAGTAACCAGGCCCGATGCAGTCTGTATTTCCACCTATCCTGATACGCACGAAACTTTTGCCATTCAGGCATTGGAAAGCGGTGCACACGTTTTCATAGAAAAGCCATTGGCTGCAACCGTTGAGGGAGCTAAAAATGTAGTGGCGGCCGCCAAAAAGGCAGGGAAACAGGTAGTGGTTGGTTATATTTTACGCCATCATCCATCCTGGGAACGTTTCGTGGCAGAGGCTCAGAACCTCGGCAAACCCTTGGTCATGCGCATGAACCTGAACCAGCAAAGCCATGGCTACATGTGGGGCGTACACCGCAACCTGATGAAAAGCCTGAGCCCAATTGTGGACTGTGGCGTTCATTATATAGATGTGATGTGCCAGATGACTCGCTCCAAACCTCTTCGTGTGAATGCGATCGGCGCGCGCCTTACGGAAGATATCCCTGCCGGAAACTACAACTATGGCCAGCTTCAGATCTGGTTTGAAGATGGATCCGTGGGCTGGTACGAAGCGGGCTGGGGACCAATGATCAGCGAAACTGCTTTTTTTGTGAAGGATGTGATAGGCCCCAAAGGCTCGGTTTCCATTGTGGCAAAGGACGCAGGCGGAGCCGGAAAATCATCGTCAGTAGAAGCTCATACAAAAACAGAATCCATCCGCGTCCACCATGCCGACCTGAACGACCAGGATGAATTTGTGCAGGAAGATACCTGGATCAACCTGGAAGACGAGCCCGACCATCAGGAATTGTGTAACAGGGAACAACGCTTTTTCCTGAAAGCAATCCTGGAAAACACAGATCTTACCGATCACCTGCAGGATGCAGTGACCAGCTTGCAAATTGCATTTGCCTGCGATGAATCTGTACGCACGGGACGTACCGTTGATTTGGTTTAG
- a CDS encoding TIGR00266 family protein: MNSHEIDYKIIGDDIQVAEIELDPNETVIAEAGAMLFMEDGIQFETKMGDGSEANQSIMGKIFQAGTRILTGESLFMTHFTNRGVGKKKVAFSAPYPGTIMPIDLSKIYGNELIVQKDGFLCAAMGTSMKIHFNQRFGSGLFGGEGFILQKLKGDGMIFVHAGGVVMEKHLNNETLRIDTGCVVAFEQSLSFDIQRSGGLKSMVFGGEGMFLATLRGTGRCWIQSMPISKLIQRLAVGGPNSGKESGSVIGGLGRLFED; the protein is encoded by the coding sequence ATGAATTCGCACGAGATTGATTACAAAATTATAGGAGACGATATCCAGGTGGCTGAAATTGAACTGGATCCCAATGAAACCGTCATTGCCGAAGCAGGAGCAATGCTGTTTATGGAAGACGGCATTCAGTTTGAAACAAAAATGGGAGATGGTTCGGAGGCCAACCAAAGTATCATGGGTAAGATATTCCAGGCAGGTACCCGCATTCTTACCGGCGAGTCTTTGTTCATGACGCACTTCACCAACCGTGGTGTGGGGAAGAAAAAAGTGGCTTTTTCGGCGCCTTACCCTGGTACCATCATGCCGATAGACCTTTCCAAAATTTATGGTAATGAACTGATCGTGCAGAAAGATGGCTTCCTTTGCGCCGCTATGGGAACCAGTATGAAAATACATTTTAACCAGCGTTTCGGGTCGGGCTTATTCGGAGGAGAGGGTTTTATATTACAAAAGCTGAAGGGCGACGGGATGATTTTTGTACATGCCGGAGGAGTAGTAATGGAAAAGCATCTGAATAATGAAACCCTCCGGATAGATACCGGCTGCGTGGTGGCTTTTGAGCAGTCGCTGAGTTTTGATATACAGCGTTCAGGAGGACTTAAATCGATGGTTTTTGGCGGGGAAGGTATGTTCCTGGCAACATTGCGTGGTACCGGGCGCTGCTGGATACAGTCCATGCCGATCTCCAAACTGATTCAACGGCTGGCCGTGGGCGGGCCCAATTCCGGCAAAGAGAGTGGTTCGGTAATCGGCGGACTGGGTCGTTTGTTTGAGGATTAA
- the gltX gene encoding glutamate--tRNA ligase — protein MSNQAVRVRFAPSPTGPLHAGGVRTALYNYLFARQTGGQMLLRIEDTDQTRYVPGAEAYILEALQWLGIEIDEGPETGGPHAPYRQSERKEMYRAYAERLVQEGKAYYAFDTAEELDAMRKRLEAAKVAAVQYNAITRMEMTNSITLPAEETQARLASGEPYVIRMKIMPKEDIRFNDLIRGWVVVHSSQIDDKVLLKSDGMPTYHLANIVDDHLMGITHVIRGEEWLPSAPLHVLLYRYFGWESTMPQFAHLPLLLKPDGNGKLSKRDADLGGFPIFPLEWTDPVTGDKARGFREEGYMPEATANFLALLGWNAGTEQEVFSMDEMIKAFSFDRVHKAGARFDINKANWFNQQYLKHRSEESIREEVLPLLASNGLQVTSGQAGQIVHLLKDRVHFVKEIVEESRFLFAAPEEYDQDVVVKKWNEESVSAITGFKEALEKYEGDFVADQIKTILSGTMEALGIKMGKVMQALRLAVTGAGAGPDLMIIMEILGKAEVVNRLQIALDRLPAQIRLA, from the coding sequence ATGAGTAATCAAGCAGTAAGGGTGCGTTTCGCACCAAGTCCTACCGGCCCGCTGCATGCGGGAGGTGTGCGGACAGCATTATATAATTATCTGTTTGCCAGGCAGACGGGCGGTCAGATGCTTCTCCGGATTGAAGATACCGATCAGACCAGGTATGTTCCGGGAGCAGAGGCTTATATCCTTGAAGCATTGCAATGGCTGGGAATTGAAATTGATGAAGGGCCGGAAACCGGTGGCCCTCATGCGCCATACCGCCAGTCGGAAAGGAAAGAAATGTACCGTGCCTATGCTGAAAGGCTTGTACAGGAAGGAAAGGCGTATTATGCTTTTGATACCGCCGAGGAGCTTGATGCCATGCGTAAACGGCTGGAAGCAGCTAAAGTAGCAGCCGTGCAGTATAATGCCATTACACGGATGGAGATGACGAATTCCATCACGCTTCCGGCAGAAGAAACACAGGCCCGCCTTGCCAGCGGGGAGCCTTATGTGATCAGGATGAAAATTATGCCCAAGGAGGACATACGGTTCAACGATCTCATCAGGGGTTGGGTGGTGGTACATTCCAGTCAGATTGACGATAAGGTATTGCTCAAATCCGACGGTATGCCAACCTACCACCTGGCTAATATCGTGGATGACCATCTGATGGGAATCACCCATGTGATCCGTGGAGAGGAATGGCTTCCTTCTGCTCCGTTACATGTGTTGCTGTACCGGTATTTCGGGTGGGAAAGCACAATGCCCCAGTTTGCCCATTTACCGCTTTTACTAAAACCGGACGGGAACGGTAAGCTATCCAAAAGGGATGCTGATTTGGGTGGTTTCCCCATTTTTCCGCTGGAATGGACCGATCCTGTAACAGGCGACAAGGCCAGAGGTTTTCGTGAAGAAGGATATATGCCCGAGGCAACCGCTAATTTCCTGGCCCTGCTCGGATGGAACGCTGGTACGGAGCAGGAGGTTTTCAGTATGGACGAAATGATCAAAGCTTTCAGTTTTGACAGAGTACATAAAGCGGGCGCGCGTTTTGATATCAACAAAGCCAACTGGTTCAACCAGCAGTATCTGAAACACCGCTCCGAAGAATCCATCAGGGAGGAAGTACTTCCGCTTTTGGCTTCTAACGGATTGCAGGTGACCAGCGGACAAGCCGGGCAGATTGTCCATCTGCTGAAAGACAGAGTTCATTTTGTAAAGGAAATTGTGGAGGAGTCACGCTTTTTGTTTGCAGCACCGGAGGAATATGATCAGGATGTGGTAGTCAAAAAATGGAACGAGGAGTCGGTAAGTGCGATCACTGGTTTCAAGGAAGCATTGGAAAAATATGAAGGAGATTTCGTTGCAGATCAGATCAAGACGATCCTTTCGGGAACAATGGAAGCGCTGGGTATTAAAATGGGGAAAGTAATGCAGGCATTACGCCTGGCCGTAACGGGTGCCGGAGCAGGACCAGACCTTATGATTATTATGGAAATACTTGGGAAAGCCGAAGTGGTCAACCGGCTTCAGATAGCCCTTGACCGTTTACCTGCTCAGATTCGCCTGGCATAA